One region of Drosophila subobscura isolate 14011-0131.10 chromosome J, UCBerk_Dsub_1.0, whole genome shotgun sequence genomic DNA includes:
- the LOC117894565 gene encoding ubiquitin carboxyl-terminal hydrolase 36 isoform X2, with translation MPVSMAVCETANVVNAALRESLGVGNGSRAADEAIKTGRGGGGGDSDSEIHNQIAVSAYAKRILMSKIEYEEVPSYQETVLEQLKNKYIVIKQPSNSNNHSSCNGSNFGNSKVVGANGHENNGNNGHRKQSQSQSESNQSGPNPNELPKPKRVLYPRENIRIGWKQSERKWQVGTGMINVGNTCYLNSTLQALFHIPALANWLYSEQAHLENCNITESNGGCIICAMAKTLQATQSNQSAMRPFHIYSKLKQICKHMVVGRQEDAHEFLRFLVEAMEKAYLMRFRNFKELDQLVKETTPLNQIFGGYLRSEVRCLSCSHVSITFQHFQDLLLDIRKSDTLEEAFDGYFSRERLEDMGYKCEGCKKKVSATKQFSLERAPITLCIQLKRFSMIGNKLTKTISFKPRIDLSRFAARSPAAAAQPLTYRLVSMVTHLGVSQHCGHYTAIGLTEPGSYYNFDDSYVRPIAMQSVCNTNAYIMFYELDLSQSTPLKSNGMRLTNGHGPVAVPATVSSSTPTHTRFIGPQLPPGGINGYSNGHASSPHAQKTAIQFKQQHQQQQQQQQQQNGLQVGTGKFQESAHAKSPLAGTYNKGEASPATTANGNKSSSSSASNSNHNKLVVSQQNQHQQNYLPISSEEEDSEDEATAKARPTAQLPSMPKMLEDSISISSDKPKTPLKAPLRANLVKSPVKTPLKSLVPYESASEEDEPLPNPRKRRSDSDSSDSDREPGKINGHAKTNGGSLTNGNGLGKAKSVLPTSSSALAAASASAASLVNANSNSSSSKQKTDAIDEIFKSLNNYQSKHKATSPADDEDSDDDDDDEEEEENNKLTNGWQPQKQSQSLSQNKAPPSPKTPPSPAVIKSKTGIWKVTRNDDNEDEDEDDDDDDDEEEQVVATPTPAKNHRNPFAKSPAESPAATGAKRQKLLNGTAVKTHQSRVGNGYQSEAATNGNVVNELLKQTHRGYGSTSVLSWSGKPAELDKELVAEAREQRQRDHEDEEENEMDRGRQRKVKSATVKASNSSTPGYNPFQEMESQKRWHKSSNGGGGGGGGGGSNPRYHNQNYRHNFQQRNKFKFHRFSGPGGAKFQQQRGLQRHLAAGGGYNRRQTTGQQQQQPQQSSS, from the exons ATGCCCGTCTCAATGGCTGTATGCGAAACGGCGAATGTCGTCAACGCTGCGCTCCGTGAATCGCTTGGCGTCGGGAACGGCAGCAGGGCTGCTGACGAGGCTATAAAGACCGGCaggggcggtggcggcggcgactCAGACTCTGAAATCCATAATCAGATTGCTGTCAGTGCATATGCAAAGCGGATTTTGATGTCCAAAATTGAGTACGAGGAGGTACCCAGCTACCAGGAGACGGTGCTGGAACAGCTGAAGAACAAGTACATCGTCATCAAGCaacccagcaacagcaacaaccacagcagctgcaacggGAGCAACTTTGGCAACAGCAAAGTTGTGGGAGCAAATGGACACG AAAATAACGGCAATAATGGCCATCGCaagcagtcgcagtcccagtcagAGTCCAATCAATCGGGTCCGAATCCCAACGAGCTGCCCAAACCGAAGCGCGTCCTGTATCCCCGGGAGAACATCAGGATCGGGTGGAAGCAATCGGAGCGCAAGTGGCAGGTCGGCACGGGCATGATAAATGTGGGCAACACCTGCTACCTCAACTCCACGCTGCAGGCCCTCTTCCACATACCCGCATTGGCCAACTGGCTCTACTCGGAGCAGGCCCATCTGGAGAACTGCAACATCACCGAGTCCAATGGCGGTTGCATCATCTGCGCCATGGCCAAGACGCTGCAGGCGACACAGTCGAATCAGTCGGCCATGCGGCCGTTCCACATCTACTCGAAGCTCAAGCAGATTTGCAAGCACATGGTGGTGGGGCGGCAGGAGGATGCACACGAGTTCCTGCGCTTCCTAGTGGAGGCCATGGAGAAGGCGTACTTGATGCGTTTCCGCAACTTCAAGGAGCTCGACCAGCTGGTGAAGGAGACAACGCCACTGAATCAGATATTCGGAGGCTATCTGCGCAGCGAGGTGCGCTgcctcagctgcagccacgTCTCGATCACCTTCCAGCACTTCCAGGACCTGCTGCTCGACATACGCAAGTCGGACACGCTCGAGGAGGCGTTCGACGGTTACTTCTCCAGGGAGCGACTCGAGGACATGGGATACAAGTGTGAGGGCTGCAAAAAGAAG GTTTCGGCCACCAAACAGTTCAGCCTGGAGCGGGCACCCATCACGCTGTGCATCCAGCTGAAGCGCTTCTCGATGATCGGCAACAAGCTGACAAAGACGATCAGCTTCAAGCCACGCATTGACCTGAGTAGGTTTGCTGCCCGCTCGCCGGCGGCTGCCGCTCAGCCACTCACCTACCGCCTCGTCTCCATGGTCACCCACCTGGGAGTTTCGCAGCACTGCGGCCACTACACGGCCATCGGTCTGACCGAGCCGGGCAGCTACTACAACTTCGATGACAGCTACGTGCGCCCCATTGCCATGCAGAGTGTGTGCAACACCAACGCCTACATCATGTTCTACGAGCTGGATCTGTCCCAGAGCACGCCGCTCAAGAGCAATGGCATGCGGCTGACCAATGGCCACGGACCAGTAGCCGTCCCGGCCACAGTCTCCTCATccacacccacgcacacacgtTTCATTGGCCCCCAGCTGCCGCCTGGCGGTATCAATGGGTATAGCAATGGTCATGCCAGCAGTCCCCATGCCCAGAAGACTGCCATTCAgttcaagcagcagcatcagcagcagcagcaacaacagcaacagcagaacggTCTCCAAGTGGGGACTGGAAAGTTTCAGGAGTCTGCCCACGCGAAGTCTCCACTGGCTGGCACATACAATAAAGGCGAAGCTTCTCCAGCTACAACTGCAAATGGTAACAAAAGTTCCTCATCCTCCGCCAGCAAtagcaaccacaacaaattGGTGGtgagccaa cagaaccagcaccagcaaaatTATCTGCCAATATCCTCCGAAGAAGAGGACAGCGAAGACGAGGCGACGGCAAAGGCCAGGCCGACGGCACAGCTGCCCAGCATGCCCAAGATGTTGGAggacagcatcagcatcagcagcgacaAGCCAAAGACTCCGTTAAAGGCCCCACTCAGGGCGAACCTCGTTAAGAGTCCAGTCAAGACGCCACTCAAGAGCCTGGTGCCGTACGAGTCTGCCTCCGAGGAGGATGAGCCACTGCCGAATCCACGAAAACGTCGCAGCGATTCAGATTCAAGCGACTCGGACAGAGAGCCGGGCAAGATCAATGGTCACGCCAAGACGAACGGAGGCAGCCTTACGAATGGGAATGGCTTGGGCAAGGCCAAGTCTGTTCTGCCTACATCCTCCTCAGCCTTGGCCGCCGCGTCAGCGTCCGCCGCTTCGTTGGTAAACgctaacagcaacagcagcagcagcaaacaaaagactgaTGCGATAGACGAGATATTCAAGAGCCTCAACAACtatcaaagcaaacacaagGCAACATCGCCAGCCGACGATGAGGacagcgatgatgatgatgatgatgaggaagaAGAGGAGAACAATAAGCTCACCAACGGctggcagccacagaaacagtCACAATCGTTGTCACAAAACAAAGCCCCGCCTTCACCCAAGACGCCACCCTCGCCGGCTGTCATTAAATCAAAGACGGGCATCTGGAAGGTCACTCGCAACGATGATAACGAAGATGAGGatgaagacgatgatgatgacgatgatgaggaggagcaggtggtggcaacgccaacgccagcCAAAAACCATCGCAATCCCTTTGCCAAGTCACCCGCAGAGTCGCCCGCAGCCACTGGCGCCAAGCGGCAGAAGCTGCTCAATGGCACCGCCGTCAAGACGCATCAGTCACGCGTGGGCAATGGCTACCAGAGCGAGGCGGCAACCAATGGGAATGTCGTCAACGAGCTGCTGAAGCAGACGCATCGCGGCTACGGCTCCACCTCGGTGCTCAGTTGGAGCGGCAAGCCAGCGGAACTGGACAAGGAG CTGGTGGCGGAGGCgcgagagcagcggcagcgcgaCCACGAAGATGAGGAGGAGAACGAAATGGATCGTGGACGGCAGCGCAAGGTGAAGTCCGCCACGGTAAaggccagcaacagcagcacgcCCGGCTACAATCCCTTCCAGGAGATGGAGAGCCAAAAGCGCTGGCACAAGTCCAGCaatggcggcggtggaggcggcggtggtggtggcagcaatCCGCGTTACCACAATCAGAACTATCGACACAATTTCCAGCAGCGCAACAAGTTCAAATTCCATCGGTTTAGTGGACCTGGCGGCGCaaagttccagcagcagcggggccTGCAGCGCCATCTGGCCGCCGGTGGCGGCTACAATCGTCGCCAGACGacgggacagcagcagcagcagccacagcagtccTCCTCCTAA
- the LOC117894565 gene encoding ubiquitin carboxyl-terminal hydrolase 36 isoform X1 — MPVSMAVCETANVVNAALRESLGVGNGSRAADEAIKTGRGGGGGDSDSEIHNQIAVSAYAKRILMSKIEYEEVPSYQETVLEQLKNKYIVIKQPSNSNNHSSCNGSNFGNSKVVGANGHENNGNNGHRKQSQSQSESNQSGPNPNELPKPKRVLYPRENIRIGWKQSERKWQVGTGMINVGNTCYLNSTLQALFHIPALANWLYSEQAHLENCNITESNGGCIICAMAKTLQATQSNQSAMRPFHIYSKLKQICKHMVVGRQEDAHEFLRFLVEAMEKAYLMRFRNFKELDQLVKETTPLNQIFGGYLRSEVRCLSCSHVSITFQHFQDLLLDIRKSDTLEEAFDGYFSRERLEDMGYKCEGCKKKVSATKQFSLERAPITLCIQLKRFSMIGNKLTKTISFKPRIDLSRFAARSPAAAAQPLTYRLVSMVTHLGVSQHCGHYTAIGLTEPGSYYNFDDSYVRPIAMQSVCNTNAYIMFYELDLSQSTPLKSNGMRLTNGHGPVAVPATVSSSTPTHTRFIGPQLPPGGINGYSNGHASSPHAQKTAIQFKQQHQQQQQQQQQQNGLQVGTGKFQESAHAKSPLAGTYNKGEASPATTANGNKSSSSSASNSNHNKLVVSQQQQQQQQQHQNQNQHQQNYLPISSEEEDSEDEATAKARPTAQLPSMPKMLEDSISISSDKPKTPLKAPLRANLVKSPVKTPLKSLVPYESASEEDEPLPNPRKRRSDSDSSDSDREPGKINGHAKTNGGSLTNGNGLGKAKSVLPTSSSALAAASASAASLVNANSNSSSSKQKTDAIDEIFKSLNNYQSKHKATSPADDEDSDDDDDDEEEEENNKLTNGWQPQKQSQSLSQNKAPPSPKTPPSPAVIKSKTGIWKVTRNDDNEDEDEDDDDDDDEEEQVVATPTPAKNHRNPFAKSPAESPAATGAKRQKLLNGTAVKTHQSRVGNGYQSEAATNGNVVNELLKQTHRGYGSTSVLSWSGKPAELDKELVAEAREQRQRDHEDEEENEMDRGRQRKVKSATVKASNSSTPGYNPFQEMESQKRWHKSSNGGGGGGGGGGSNPRYHNQNYRHNFQQRNKFKFHRFSGPGGAKFQQQRGLQRHLAAGGGYNRRQTTGQQQQQPQQSSS, encoded by the exons ATGCCCGTCTCAATGGCTGTATGCGAAACGGCGAATGTCGTCAACGCTGCGCTCCGTGAATCGCTTGGCGTCGGGAACGGCAGCAGGGCTGCTGACGAGGCTATAAAGACCGGCaggggcggtggcggcggcgactCAGACTCTGAAATCCATAATCAGATTGCTGTCAGTGCATATGCAAAGCGGATTTTGATGTCCAAAATTGAGTACGAGGAGGTACCCAGCTACCAGGAGACGGTGCTGGAACAGCTGAAGAACAAGTACATCGTCATCAAGCaacccagcaacagcaacaaccacagcagctgcaacggGAGCAACTTTGGCAACAGCAAAGTTGTGGGAGCAAATGGACACG AAAATAACGGCAATAATGGCCATCGCaagcagtcgcagtcccagtcagAGTCCAATCAATCGGGTCCGAATCCCAACGAGCTGCCCAAACCGAAGCGCGTCCTGTATCCCCGGGAGAACATCAGGATCGGGTGGAAGCAATCGGAGCGCAAGTGGCAGGTCGGCACGGGCATGATAAATGTGGGCAACACCTGCTACCTCAACTCCACGCTGCAGGCCCTCTTCCACATACCCGCATTGGCCAACTGGCTCTACTCGGAGCAGGCCCATCTGGAGAACTGCAACATCACCGAGTCCAATGGCGGTTGCATCATCTGCGCCATGGCCAAGACGCTGCAGGCGACACAGTCGAATCAGTCGGCCATGCGGCCGTTCCACATCTACTCGAAGCTCAAGCAGATTTGCAAGCACATGGTGGTGGGGCGGCAGGAGGATGCACACGAGTTCCTGCGCTTCCTAGTGGAGGCCATGGAGAAGGCGTACTTGATGCGTTTCCGCAACTTCAAGGAGCTCGACCAGCTGGTGAAGGAGACAACGCCACTGAATCAGATATTCGGAGGCTATCTGCGCAGCGAGGTGCGCTgcctcagctgcagccacgTCTCGATCACCTTCCAGCACTTCCAGGACCTGCTGCTCGACATACGCAAGTCGGACACGCTCGAGGAGGCGTTCGACGGTTACTTCTCCAGGGAGCGACTCGAGGACATGGGATACAAGTGTGAGGGCTGCAAAAAGAAG GTTTCGGCCACCAAACAGTTCAGCCTGGAGCGGGCACCCATCACGCTGTGCATCCAGCTGAAGCGCTTCTCGATGATCGGCAACAAGCTGACAAAGACGATCAGCTTCAAGCCACGCATTGACCTGAGTAGGTTTGCTGCCCGCTCGCCGGCGGCTGCCGCTCAGCCACTCACCTACCGCCTCGTCTCCATGGTCACCCACCTGGGAGTTTCGCAGCACTGCGGCCACTACACGGCCATCGGTCTGACCGAGCCGGGCAGCTACTACAACTTCGATGACAGCTACGTGCGCCCCATTGCCATGCAGAGTGTGTGCAACACCAACGCCTACATCATGTTCTACGAGCTGGATCTGTCCCAGAGCACGCCGCTCAAGAGCAATGGCATGCGGCTGACCAATGGCCACGGACCAGTAGCCGTCCCGGCCACAGTCTCCTCATccacacccacgcacacacgtTTCATTGGCCCCCAGCTGCCGCCTGGCGGTATCAATGGGTATAGCAATGGTCATGCCAGCAGTCCCCATGCCCAGAAGACTGCCATTCAgttcaagcagcagcatcagcagcagcagcaacaacagcaacagcagaacggTCTCCAAGTGGGGACTGGAAAGTTTCAGGAGTCTGCCCACGCGAAGTCTCCACTGGCTGGCACATACAATAAAGGCGAAGCTTCTCCAGCTACAACTGCAAATGGTAACAAAAGTTCCTCATCCTCCGCCAGCAAtagcaaccacaacaaattGGTGGtgagccaacaacagcaacaacaacaacagcagcaccagaaccagaaccagcaccagcaaaatTATCTGCCAATATCCTCCGAAGAAGAGGACAGCGAAGACGAGGCGACGGCAAAGGCCAGGCCGACGGCACAGCTGCCCAGCATGCCCAAGATGTTGGAggacagcatcagcatcagcagcgacaAGCCAAAGACTCCGTTAAAGGCCCCACTCAGGGCGAACCTCGTTAAGAGTCCAGTCAAGACGCCACTCAAGAGCCTGGTGCCGTACGAGTCTGCCTCCGAGGAGGATGAGCCACTGCCGAATCCACGAAAACGTCGCAGCGATTCAGATTCAAGCGACTCGGACAGAGAGCCGGGCAAGATCAATGGTCACGCCAAGACGAACGGAGGCAGCCTTACGAATGGGAATGGCTTGGGCAAGGCCAAGTCTGTTCTGCCTACATCCTCCTCAGCCTTGGCCGCCGCGTCAGCGTCCGCCGCTTCGTTGGTAAACgctaacagcaacagcagcagcagcaaacaaaagactgaTGCGATAGACGAGATATTCAAGAGCCTCAACAACtatcaaagcaaacacaagGCAACATCGCCAGCCGACGATGAGGacagcgatgatgatgatgatgatgaggaagaAGAGGAGAACAATAAGCTCACCAACGGctggcagccacagaaacagtCACAATCGTTGTCACAAAACAAAGCCCCGCCTTCACCCAAGACGCCACCCTCGCCGGCTGTCATTAAATCAAAGACGGGCATCTGGAAGGTCACTCGCAACGATGATAACGAAGATGAGGatgaagacgatgatgatgacgatgatgaggaggagcaggtggtggcaacgccaacgccagcCAAAAACCATCGCAATCCCTTTGCCAAGTCACCCGCAGAGTCGCCCGCAGCCACTGGCGCCAAGCGGCAGAAGCTGCTCAATGGCACCGCCGTCAAGACGCATCAGTCACGCGTGGGCAATGGCTACCAGAGCGAGGCGGCAACCAATGGGAATGTCGTCAACGAGCTGCTGAAGCAGACGCATCGCGGCTACGGCTCCACCTCGGTGCTCAGTTGGAGCGGCAAGCCAGCGGAACTGGACAAGGAG CTGGTGGCGGAGGCgcgagagcagcggcagcgcgaCCACGAAGATGAGGAGGAGAACGAAATGGATCGTGGACGGCAGCGCAAGGTGAAGTCCGCCACGGTAAaggccagcaacagcagcacgcCCGGCTACAATCCCTTCCAGGAGATGGAGAGCCAAAAGCGCTGGCACAAGTCCAGCaatggcggcggtggaggcggcggtggtggtggcagcaatCCGCGTTACCACAATCAGAACTATCGACACAATTTCCAGCAGCGCAACAAGTTCAAATTCCATCGGTTTAGTGGACCTGGCGGCGCaaagttccagcagcagcggggccTGCAGCGCCATCTGGCCGCCGGTGGCGGCTACAATCGTCGCCAGACGacgggacagcagcagcagcagccacagcagtccTCCTCCTAA
- the LOC117894565 gene encoding ubiquitin carboxyl-terminal hydrolase 36 isoform X4, which translates to MPVSMAVCETANVVNAALRESLGVGNGSRAADEAIKTGRGGGGGDSDSEIHNQIAVSAYAKRILMSKIEYEEVPSYQETVLEQLKNKYIVIKQPSNSNNHSSCNGSNFGNSKVVGANGHENNGNNGHRKQSQSQSESNQSGPNPNELPKPKRVLYPRENIRIGWKQSERKWQVGTGMINVGNTCYLNSTLQALFHIPALANWLYSEQAHLENCNITESNGGCIICAMAKTLQATQSNQSAMRPFHIYSKLKQICKHMVVGRQEDAHEFLRFLVEAMEKAYLMRFRNFKELDQLVKETTPLNQIFGGYLRSEVRCLSCSHVSITFQHFQDLLLDIRKSDTLEEAFDGYFSRERLEDMGYKCEGCKKKVSATKQFSLERAPITLCIQLKRFSMIGNKLTKTISFKPRIDLSRFAARSPAAAAQPLTYRLVSMVTHLGVSQHCGHYTAIGLTEPGSYYNFDDSYVRPIAMQSVCNTNAYIMFYELDLSQSTPLKSNGMRLTNGHGPVAVPATVSSSTPTHTRFIGPQLPPGGINGYSNGHASSPHAQKTAIQFKQQHQQQQQQQQQQNGLQVGTGKFQESAHAKSPLAGTYNKGEASPATTANGNKSSSSSASNSNHNKLVVSQQQQQQQQQHQNQNQHQQNYLPISSEEEDSEDEATAKARPTAQLPSMPKMLEDSISISSDKPKTPLKAPLRANLVKSPVKTPLKSLVPYESASEEDEPLPNPRKRRSDSDSSDSDREPGKINGHAKTNGGSLTNGNGLGKAKSVLPTSSSALAAASASAASLVNANSNSSSSKQKTDAIDEIFKSLNNYQSKHKATSPADDEDSDDDDDDEEEEENNKLTNGWQPQKQSQSLSQNKAPPSPKTPPSPAVIKSKTGIWKVTRNDDNEDEDEDDDDDDDEEEQVVATPTPAKNHRNPFAKSPAESPAATGAKRQKLLNGTAVKTHQSRVGNGYQSEAATNGNVVNELLKQTHRGYGSTSVLSWSGKPAELDKETFVLVCAKRIAGHGHVDVDVDADGSGGNEGVVASAVNISISISGSGSSSGSSMAMAMATTAREQRQRDHEDEEENEMDRGRQRKVKSATVKASNSSTPGYNPFQEMESQKRWHKSSNGGGGGGGGGGSNPRYHNQNYRHNFQQRNKFKFHRFSGPGGAKFQQQRGLQRHLAAGGGYNRRQTTGQQQQQPQQSSS; encoded by the exons ATGCCCGTCTCAATGGCTGTATGCGAAACGGCGAATGTCGTCAACGCTGCGCTCCGTGAATCGCTTGGCGTCGGGAACGGCAGCAGGGCTGCTGACGAGGCTATAAAGACCGGCaggggcggtggcggcggcgactCAGACTCTGAAATCCATAATCAGATTGCTGTCAGTGCATATGCAAAGCGGATTTTGATGTCCAAAATTGAGTACGAGGAGGTACCCAGCTACCAGGAGACGGTGCTGGAACAGCTGAAGAACAAGTACATCGTCATCAAGCaacccagcaacagcaacaaccacagcagctgcaacggGAGCAACTTTGGCAACAGCAAAGTTGTGGGAGCAAATGGACACG AAAATAACGGCAATAATGGCCATCGCaagcagtcgcagtcccagtcagAGTCCAATCAATCGGGTCCGAATCCCAACGAGCTGCCCAAACCGAAGCGCGTCCTGTATCCCCGGGAGAACATCAGGATCGGGTGGAAGCAATCGGAGCGCAAGTGGCAGGTCGGCACGGGCATGATAAATGTGGGCAACACCTGCTACCTCAACTCCACGCTGCAGGCCCTCTTCCACATACCCGCATTGGCCAACTGGCTCTACTCGGAGCAGGCCCATCTGGAGAACTGCAACATCACCGAGTCCAATGGCGGTTGCATCATCTGCGCCATGGCCAAGACGCTGCAGGCGACACAGTCGAATCAGTCGGCCATGCGGCCGTTCCACATCTACTCGAAGCTCAAGCAGATTTGCAAGCACATGGTGGTGGGGCGGCAGGAGGATGCACACGAGTTCCTGCGCTTCCTAGTGGAGGCCATGGAGAAGGCGTACTTGATGCGTTTCCGCAACTTCAAGGAGCTCGACCAGCTGGTGAAGGAGACAACGCCACTGAATCAGATATTCGGAGGCTATCTGCGCAGCGAGGTGCGCTgcctcagctgcagccacgTCTCGATCACCTTCCAGCACTTCCAGGACCTGCTGCTCGACATACGCAAGTCGGACACGCTCGAGGAGGCGTTCGACGGTTACTTCTCCAGGGAGCGACTCGAGGACATGGGATACAAGTGTGAGGGCTGCAAAAAGAAG GTTTCGGCCACCAAACAGTTCAGCCTGGAGCGGGCACCCATCACGCTGTGCATCCAGCTGAAGCGCTTCTCGATGATCGGCAACAAGCTGACAAAGACGATCAGCTTCAAGCCACGCATTGACCTGAGTAGGTTTGCTGCCCGCTCGCCGGCGGCTGCCGCTCAGCCACTCACCTACCGCCTCGTCTCCATGGTCACCCACCTGGGAGTTTCGCAGCACTGCGGCCACTACACGGCCATCGGTCTGACCGAGCCGGGCAGCTACTACAACTTCGATGACAGCTACGTGCGCCCCATTGCCATGCAGAGTGTGTGCAACACCAACGCCTACATCATGTTCTACGAGCTGGATCTGTCCCAGAGCACGCCGCTCAAGAGCAATGGCATGCGGCTGACCAATGGCCACGGACCAGTAGCCGTCCCGGCCACAGTCTCCTCATccacacccacgcacacacgtTTCATTGGCCCCCAGCTGCCGCCTGGCGGTATCAATGGGTATAGCAATGGTCATGCCAGCAGTCCCCATGCCCAGAAGACTGCCATTCAgttcaagcagcagcatcagcagcagcagcaacaacagcaacagcagaacggTCTCCAAGTGGGGACTGGAAAGTTTCAGGAGTCTGCCCACGCGAAGTCTCCACTGGCTGGCACATACAATAAAGGCGAAGCTTCTCCAGCTACAACTGCAAATGGTAACAAAAGTTCCTCATCCTCCGCCAGCAAtagcaaccacaacaaattGGTGGtgagccaacaacagcaacaacaacaacagcagcaccagaaccagaaccagcaccagcaaaatTATCTGCCAATATCCTCCGAAGAAGAGGACAGCGAAGACGAGGCGACGGCAAAGGCCAGGCCGACGGCACAGCTGCCCAGCATGCCCAAGATGTTGGAggacagcatcagcatcagcagcgacaAGCCAAAGACTCCGTTAAAGGCCCCACTCAGGGCGAACCTCGTTAAGAGTCCAGTCAAGACGCCACTCAAGAGCCTGGTGCCGTACGAGTCTGCCTCCGAGGAGGATGAGCCACTGCCGAATCCACGAAAACGTCGCAGCGATTCAGATTCAAGCGACTCGGACAGAGAGCCGGGCAAGATCAATGGTCACGCCAAGACGAACGGAGGCAGCCTTACGAATGGGAATGGCTTGGGCAAGGCCAAGTCTGTTCTGCCTACATCCTCCTCAGCCTTGGCCGCCGCGTCAGCGTCCGCCGCTTCGTTGGTAAACgctaacagcaacagcagcagcagcaaacaaaagactgaTGCGATAGACGAGATATTCAAGAGCCTCAACAACtatcaaagcaaacacaagGCAACATCGCCAGCCGACGATGAGGacagcgatgatgatgatgatgatgaggaagaAGAGGAGAACAATAAGCTCACCAACGGctggcagccacagaaacagtCACAATCGTTGTCACAAAACAAAGCCCCGCCTTCACCCAAGACGCCACCCTCGCCGGCTGTCATTAAATCAAAGACGGGCATCTGGAAGGTCACTCGCAACGATGATAACGAAGATGAGGatgaagacgatgatgatgacgatgatgaggaggagcaggtggtggcaacgccaacgccagcCAAAAACCATCGCAATCCCTTTGCCAAGTCACCCGCAGAGTCGCCCGCAGCCACTGGCGCCAAGCGGCAGAAGCTGCTCAATGGCACCGCCGTCAAGACGCATCAGTCACGCGTGGGCAATGGCTACCAGAGCGAGGCGGCAACCAATGGGAATGTCGTCAACGAGCTGCTGAAGCAGACGCATCGCGGCTACGGCTCCACCTCGGTGCTCAGTTGGAGCGGCAAGCCAGCGGAACTGGACAAGGAG ACTTTTGTGTTGGTTTGTGCGAAACGGATAGCTGGTCACGgccatgtggatgtggatgtggatgcagaTGGTAGCGGCGGCAACGAAGGCGTCGTCGCATCAGCAGTCAACATCAGTATCAGtatcagtggcagtggcagtagcagtggcagtagcatggcaatggcaatggcaacgaca GCgcgagagcagcggcagcgcgaCCACGAAGATGAGGAGGAGAACGAAATGGATCGTGGACGGCAGCGCAAGGTGAAGTCCGCCACGGTAAaggccagcaacagcagcacgcCCGGCTACAATCCCTTCCAGGAGATGGAGAGCCAAAAGCGCTGGCACAAGTCCAGCaatggcggcggtggaggcggcggtggtggtggcagcaatCCGCGTTACCACAATCAGAACTATCGACACAATTTCCAGCAGCGCAACAAGTTCAAATTCCATCGGTTTAGTGGACCTGGCGGCGCaaagttccagcagcagcggggccTGCAGCGCCATCTGGCCGCCGGTGGCGGCTACAATCGTCGCCAGACGacgggacagcagcagcagcagccacagcagtccTCCTCCTAA